One Anolis carolinensis isolate JA03-04 chromosome 4, rAnoCar3.1.pri, whole genome shotgun sequence DNA window includes the following coding sequences:
- the LOC134298474 gene encoding uncharacterized protein LOC134298474: MTDIYGNHEMSQLCQLMGRSFSLVLSQLVTLNEKVDLLLKGFSLMANNFPQHNTPGEEINIIGHNSTEISWPSDMIGEGEIGQHKGSKDEILDNGEAEGGGNLSGEQHGQGKDESMDFETGAPKQIMNTSLGIDFPLWSAGCHYDHPFQVEQLAFDIKDFQLNRGRWTSKRGIRRSLAQILSRSLKEIKIKTISWLHKDFQSYDHSPRLITTFEVKRLIEELWALRSQLNSWGITIRRVIVDPSTRPLMPNLPSHTRAPAKSNRMFNPLCRSSSPVNPLSVKSAQPLSIPCPQALLSNTLSSCFERSPSFDRLYLSPSLDTT; the protein is encoded by the coding sequence ATGACCGACATTTATGGAAACCATGAAATGTCCCAATTGTGCCAGCTGATGGGAAGGTCTTTTAGCCTAGTCCTCTCTCAGCTAGTAACATTGAACGAGAAAGTAGATCTTCTTCTTAAAGGATTCTCGTTGATGGCAAATAACTTTCCTCAGCATAATACCCCTGGGGAGGAAATTAATATCATTGGACATAACTCAACGGAGATCAGTTGGCCCTCAGATATGATCGGAGAGGGAGAGATTGGACAACATAAGGGTAGCAAGGATGAAATACTAGACAATGGGGAAGCTGAGGGAGGAGGAAATCTGTCTGGTGAACAACATGGACAGGGGAAAGATGAGAGTATGGATTTTGAAACGGGagcaccaaagcagataatgaacaCTTCGTTGGGGATCGACTTTCCCCTCTGGTCTGCAGGATGCCATTATGACCATCCGTTTCAAGTGGAACAACTGGcatttgatatcaaagactttcaactgaatagaggcagatggacctcAAAAAGAGGGATTCGGAGGTCcttggcccaaattctttctaggAGCCTGAAAGAAATCAAGATTAAGACCATCTCTTGGCTTCACAAGGACTTCCAGTCCTATGATCACTCGCCTCGCCTCATTACCACCTTTGAGGTCAAGCGGTTAATAGAAGAACTATGGGCTCTCAGGTCCCAGCTGAACTCTTGGGGTATCACCATCAGAAGGGTAATTGTAGACCCCTCGACTCGCCCTCTTATGCCCAACCTGCCCTCACATACCCGAGCCCCGGCTAAGTCAAACAGgatgtttaaccctttgtgcaggTCCTCTTCCCCGGTAAATCCGCTTTCAGTTAAATCTGCTCAACCCCTCTCCATACCCTGCCCACAAGCCCTGCTTTCTAACACCTTGTCAAGCTGCTTCGAGAGGTCTCCTTCCTTTGATAGGCTCTATCTGTCCCCTTCTCTAGACACTACATAA